A single Macaca mulatta isolate MMU2019108-1 chromosome 11, T2T-MMU8v2.0, whole genome shotgun sequence DNA region contains:
- the LOC713738 gene encoding retinol dehydrogenase 16 isoform X1 produces the protein MKKELGSVAHQLLNVQPPPLQILWCLFYPPSHPTPVILPSLYWDVSCILTVHLHRHNTVMLSHLPTVPGLWGLVNNAGISLPVAPNELLTKQDFVTVLDVNLLGVIDVTLSLLPLVRKARGRVVNVSSICGRVSLFGGGYCISKYGVEAFSDSLRRELSYFGVKVAMIEPGYFKTALTSKERFLKSFLEIWDQSSPEVKEVCSEKILTVYKKFAEQLEQKYTQDLSLVTNCMEHTLIACHPRTHYSAGWDAKLLYLPMSYMPTFLVDAIIYWDSANPAKAL, from the exons ATGAAGAAAGAACTGGGTTCTGTGGCCCACCAGCTGCTGAATGTCCAGCCCCCACCCCTGCAGATACTGTGGTGCTTGTTTTACCCTCCTTCCCATCCCACACCTGTCATTCTGCCTTCACTTTATTGGGATGTGAGTTGCATCCTAACTGTCCACCTGCACAGGCACAACACAGTGATGCTCTCTCATCTTCCCACTGTCCCAGGACTCTGGGGCCTGGTGAATAATGCTGGCATCTCCTTGCCTGTGGCCCCCAATGAGTTGCTGACCAAGCAGGACTTTGTGACTGTACTGGACGTGAACTTGTTGGGGGTGATCGACGTGACTCTGAGCCTGCTGCCCTTAGTGAGGAAGGCCAGGGGCCGTGTGGTCAATGTCTCCAGTATCTGTGGCCGGGTGTCACTTTTTGGTGGAGGCTATTGCATCTCCAAGTACGGCGtggaagccttctctgactccCTCAG GAGGGAACTCTCCTACTTTGGGGTGAAGGTGGCTATGATTGAGCCTGGCTATTTCAAGACTGCTTTGACCAGTAAGGAGAGATTCTTAAAGAGCTTCCTGGAGATTTGGGACCAGTCCAGTCCAGAAGTCAAGGAGGTCTGCAGCGAGAAGATTCTTACAGTCT ATAAGAAATTTGCTGAACAATTGGAACAGAAGTACACACAGGATTTGTCCTTGGTGACCAACTGCATGGAGCATACGCTGATTGCCTGCCACCCCCGCACTCACTACTCAGCCGGCTGGGATGCTAAGCTTCTCTACCTCCCCATGAGCTACATGCCCACCTTCCTGGTGGATGCCATTATCTACTGGGATTCTGCAAACCCGGCCAAGGCTCTATGA